A stretch of the Ornithodoros turicata isolate Travis chromosome 4, ASM3712646v1, whole genome shotgun sequence genome encodes the following:
- the LOC135391815 gene encoding uncharacterized protein LOC135391815, which yields MLCGRRTTDHACGTCRFGYGLDVQRRITDLHEAHLRKLEDEGNALASQEQRDLVESFLADEEPSEDDPRALLSLKPGVLYRAAIELPQNANKEDFKVCVRKLITLKEPLPNIISSMHGVELPGHRRQVVGQVTP from the exons ATGCTCTGCGGTCGTCGGACTACTGATCACGCGTGCGGAACCTGCCGCTTTGGTTATGGTCTCGATGTCCAGAGGAGAATCACCGATCTTCACGAAGCTCATCTTCGAAAG CTCGAAGACGAAGGTAACGCACTGGCCTCGCAAGAGCAACGAGATCTCGTTGAAAGCTTCCTTGCCGATGAAGAGCCGTCAGAGGACGATCCTCGTGCTTTACTTTCCCTCAAACCAGGCGTTTTGTACAGAGCAGCTATAGAATTGCCTCAGAACGCCAACAAGGAAGACTTCAAGGTGTGTGTACGCAAGCTGATTACACTGAAGGAACCTCTGCCCAATATCAT CAGCAGTATGCATGGCGTGGAGCTCCCAGGTCATCGCAGGCAGGTCGTGGGCCAAGTCACGCCATAG
- the LOC135392551 gene encoding uncharacterized protein LOC135392551, giving the protein MLMTVLRKVIPKEVTLDYNHKYAGGTPEGKEEIENFLDFLKVKVESREKDMSSVDKRMEGGRHSTERRDTRRPFERQTTGALATGVTVRQTDCVLCKATDHTLENCNGNLAVEDKKALLSREGRCFKCGKRYHRSRDCRTAPRLKCSHCGGHHLTVLCEQPLKKQGNEEPRNSRLGVLSSTMSESEINRDSGTILLLTARVWAETNAKRQFVRIMLDGGSQRTFIKESLSHLLDCESVGEEVLTICAFGCRPLKRRCRRVKVWLRSQYSRKEVCVEALETPDISANVLHPPDCNLTRTLTERGMQVADVVLTGITCNNEVQILIGADSYWAVVTGETEPITDKLFAIKTIFGWTVQGPTSSSPSDNLDTNVGVLRVSAESFEDETSSQLRRFWELEHIGIQHNETECKEDHTNKVMDHLTKTITRKDGRYEVSLPWTTKKDELPSNLEVAKTRLRSLTKRLMRDSGVIEEYDAAIRLYEQNRHAEKIPADDNSANTQYYLPHRAVIRRERDTTKIRIVFDASSSVASEPSLNDVLHAGPNLNPEVLHVLLRFRRNTAALIADIEKAFLQISLAKADRDALRFLWYTTTPRVGQPLPDVEVLRMTRVPFGATSSPFLLAGTVRHHLQTSSEKYPKTCELLLESFYVDDLVTSVDTVEEAQQLWKESVIIFEDCCMRLRKWATNDEQLCATLWHYEDERLFSHHERKVLGLVWDAESDTLRVALNSVMDFLLTAYVTKRSLLQTVARIFDPLGILAPFVIKAKILFQRVWQKELRWDESLPHDILEDWQKWCHELPKADEIWIPRSIKSMAQVLSQSVHVFCDASLQAYGAVADIRSQYADGSCTVQLLLSKTRVAPLKSITLPRLELLGALLGTRLCNYVNQSFSDIVKATLWTDSMIVLYWVQGQAQRYKPFVANRISEIQSHRNLSDWRHCPGKENPADLLTRGVNVEYLKARSVWWEGPPWLKETEASWPKLVDVRGMLGQKFRDEEVKTTNVMLLPSHQLKPILNLNDYCSLDKIIRVTSWMYRFIQNARQR; this is encoded by the coding sequence ATGCTGATGACTGTGTTACGCAAGGTCATACCAAAAGAGGTGACTTTAGACTACAATCACAAGTACGCGGGAGGTACCCCCGAAGGCAAAGAAGAAATTGAGAATTTTCTAGATTTTCTCAAAGTCAAAGTGGAAAGTCGAGAGAAGGACATGTCGTCAGTCGACAAGCGCATGGAAGGCGGACGCCATAGCACGGAACGAAGGGACACAAGGCGACCCTTCGAGCGGCAAACGACCGGAGCCTTGGCGACTGGAGTGACAGTTCGACAGACAGACTGTGTTTTATGCAAAGCAACTGACCATACTCTAGAAAACTGCAACGGCAACCTCGCGGTTGAAGACAAGAAAGCTTTACTTTCGCGAGAAGGTCGCTGCTTCAAGTGCGGAAAGCGGTATCACCGATCAAGAGACTGCAGAACCGCTCCTCGTCTAAAATGCTCACACTGCGGTGGGCATCATCTCACGGTACTATGTGAACAGCCCTTGAAGAAACAAGGCAATGAAGAACCCAGGAATTCTCGTTTGGGTGTGTTGTCATCTACCATGTCTGAGTCCGAAATCAACAGAGACAGCGGCACGATCCTTCTACTGACAGCTCGGGTATGGGCAGAAACTAACGCAAAGCGACAGTTTGTGAGGATAATGCTTGACGGAGGAAGTCAAAGGACATTTATTAAGGAGTCCCTTTCACATCTGCTTGACTGCGAATCAGTAGGGGAGGAGGTGTTGACGATATGCGCCTTCGGTTGTAGGCCGTTGAAAAGAAGGTGTCGTCGTGTTAAAGTTTGGCTTCGCAGCCAATATTCCCGCAAAGAAGTGTGTGTTGAAGCTCTGGAAACACCTGATATTTCAGCTAATGTGCTACACCCACCTGATTGTAATCTAACACGAACTCTAACCGAGAGAGGCATGCAGGTGGCCGACGTTGTACTTACGGGCATAACCTGTAATAACGAGGTCCAGATCCTCATTGGTGCAGATTCCTACTGGGCAGTAGTGACAGGCGAGACGGAACCAATCACAGACAAGCTCTTCGCTATTAAAACTATATTCGGCTGGACAGTTCAAGGCCCTACTTCCTCATCGCCGTCTGACAACTTGGACACCAATGTAGGTGTGCTTAGAGTATCAGCGGAAAGCTTTGAGGACGAAACTTCTTCccagctgcgaagattttgggAACTTGAACACATTGGGATTCAGCACAACGAAACCGAATGCAAAGAAGATCATACTAATAAAGTGATGGATCATCTTACTAAAACAATTACGAGGAAAGACGGAAGGTATGAAGTTTCCCTACCTTGGACCACGAAAAAAGACGAGTTACCTTCAAATCTAGAAGTAGCAAAGACAAGACTCCGATCGCTAACGAAACGCCTCATGAGAGATAGTGGGGTAATTGAAGAGTACGATGCTGCTATTCGCCTCTACGAACAAAACAGACATGCGGAAAAGATACCAGCGGACGACAACTCGGCTAACACTCAGTACTACCTTCCTCATCGAGCTGTGATTCGACGTGAGCGGGACACCACAAAAATAAGGATTGTATTTGATGCTTCTTCTAGTGTCGCTAGCGAACCTTCTCTCAACGATGTTCTTCATGCTGGACCAAATCTTAATCCGGAGGTCCTTCACGTTCTGCTCCGCTTTCGCAGGAACACAGCTGCACTGATCGCTGATATTGAGAAAGCCTTCCTACAGATTTCATTAGCAAAAGCTGACCGCGATGCTTTAAGATTCCTGTGGTACACGACAACACCGAGAGTGGGACAACCATTACCTGACGTTGAAGTTCTGCGTATGACACGGGTTCCATTCGGCGCTACTTCAAGCCCTTTTCTTTTAGCTGGAACTGTGCGACACCATCTACAAACATCGTCCGAAAAGTACCCGAAGACTTGCGAACTCCTTTTAGAGAGTTTCTACGTAGATGACCTGGTAACCAGCGTCGACACAGTTGAAGAAGCACAACAGCTTTGGAAGGAGTCAGTCATCATTTTTGAAGATTGCTGCATGAGATTACGAAAATGGGCAACCAATGATGAACAGCTGTGTGCAACTCTGTGGCACTACGAAGACGAAAGGTTGTTCTCACATCACGAGAGGAAGGTGTTAGGTCTGGTTTGGGACGCGGAAAGTGATACGTTACGAGTTGCGCTAAATTCCGTGATGGACTTTCTGCTGACAGCTTACGTTACCAAGCGTAGCCTGCTTCAAACGGTAGCGCGAATATTTGATCCTCTTGGGATTCTCGCACCATTCGTTATAAAAGCCAAGATCTTGTTCCAACGTGTCTGGCAAAAGGAACTAAGATGGGACGAGAGTCTCCCGCACGACATTCTGGAAGACTGGCAAAAATGGTGTCATGAACTCCCAAAAGCCGATGAAATATGGATTCCAAGGAGCATTAAAAGTATGGCGCAAGTACTCAGCCAATCCGTACACGTATTCTGCGACGCCAGTTTACAGGCATACGGAGCGGTCGCCGACATCAGGAGCCAATATGCCGACGGATCATGCACCGTTCAACTTTTGTTGTCGAAAACCAGAGTTGCTCCTTTGAAAAGCATCACATTACCACGTCTGGAACTGCTCGGAGCTCTGCTAGGGACTCGCCTTTGCAACTATGTCAACCAGAGCTTCAGCGACATTGTTAAGGCCACACTCTGGACTGATTCTATGATTGTACTTTACTGGGTACAGGGTCAAGCACAACGCTACAAGCCTTTTGTGGCCAACAGAATCTCTGAAATACAAAGTCACAGGAATCTTTCAGATTGGCGACACTGTCCTGGAAAAGAAAATCCAGCAGATCTTCTTACACGTGGCGTAAACGTTGAATACTTGAAGGCAAGAAGTGTCTGGTGGGAAGGACCGCCATGGCTGAAGGAAACAGAAGCGAGCTGGCCGAAGCTGGTTGACGTGCGCGGAATGCTAGGACAAAAATTCCGTGACGAAGAAGTCAAGACAACAAACGTCATGCTCCTGCCATCTCATCAATTGAAGCCAATTCTAAATTTGAACGACTATTGTTCGCTGGATAAAATCATCAGGGTAACGTCATGGATGTACAGGTTTATACAGAATGCGAGACAAAGATAG